From one Dermacentor silvarum isolate Dsil-2018 chromosome 3, BIME_Dsil_1.4, whole genome shotgun sequence genomic stretch:
- the LOC119444549 gene encoding uncharacterized protein LOC119444549 has translation MPGASPSSANHRQPTMMEVQVEGTTLREEDYDPADWTKIIGTYQAPPKAPEELTWAERIVRRPDPRYEEMIRLREEVRSLRQAITQPHPSPVTQTITQPSHPPTGHPLPLDTQSSSPAETSTSTPPTKKKRKDVPPPSAKTTELEQSDKTAEMEAQFEAKLEAKLTAKLAHFQQQMRDEFQQFLDKRLQTLEARFPTLEARIDSLIDERFKILENKLDTFCTQLRTQMGLMVVEATNQMQTVPLPHTTHPPSTSQTSGQQNGR, from the exons ATGCcaggcgcgagtcctagctcggcGAATCACCGGCAGCCCACGATGATGGAAGTACAAGTCGAAGGAACTACCCTCCGAGAAGAGGACTACGACCCAGCAGACTGGACTAAGATCATCGGAACCTATCAAG CCCCCCCGAAGGCCCCCGAGGAGCTCACATGGGCAGAACGAATCGTCCGCAGACCAGACCCCCGGTACGAGGAGATGATCCGTCTTCGAGAGGAGGTAAGAAGCTTGCGACAGGCCATCACCCAACCCCACCCATCACCCGTCACCCAAACCATCACCCAACCTTCACACCCACCCACTGGTCACCCTTTACCCCTAGACACCCAGAGTTCATCTCCCGCAGAAACCTCAACCTCCACCCcacctacaaaaaagaaaagaaaagacgttcCTCCGCCATCAGCCAAAACAACAGAGCTGGAGCAATCAGACAAAACAGCTGAGATGGAGGCTCAGTTTGAAGCCAAACTTGAGGCCAAATTAACAGCGAAACTGGCACACTTCCAACAGCAGATGCGCGATGAATTCCAGCAATTCCTAGACAAGCGCCTGCAAACACTCGAGGCTCGATTCCCAACTCTCGAAGCTCGGATCGACAGCCTCATTGACGAACGCTTCAAAATTTTAGAGAACAAGCTAGATACCTTCTGTACCCAGCTCAGGACACAGATGGGCCTAATGGTGGTGGAGGCAACCAACCAAATGCAGACGGTGCCCCTACCCCATACCACTCATCCCCCCTCCACTTCCCAAACTTCTGGGCAGCAAAATGGCAGGTGA